The following coding sequences lie in one Heliangelus exortis chromosome 6, bHelExo1.hap1, whole genome shotgun sequence genomic window:
- the ABI2 gene encoding abl interactor 2 isoform X9, giving the protein MAELQMLLEEEIPGGRRALFDSYTNLERVAEYCETNYIQSADKQRALEETKAYTTQSLASVAYLINTLANNVLQMLDIQASQLRRMESSINHISQVSTQNMKMGGLPRTTPPTQKPPSPPMSGKGTIGRHSPYRTLEPVRPPVVPNDYVPSPTRSMAPSQQSPVRTASVNQRNRTYSSSGSSGGSHPSSRSSSRENSGSGSVGVPIAVPTPSPPSIYPGHPVQFYSMNRPAARHTPPTIGGSLPYRRPPSITSQTSLQNQMNGGPFYSQNPVSDTPPPPPPVEEPVFDESPPPPPPPEDYEEEEAAVVEYSDPYAEEDPPWAPRTYLEKVVAIYDYTKDKEDELSFQEGAIIYVIKKNDDGWYEGVMNGVTGLFPGNYVESIMHYSE; this is encoded by the exons TCAGCAGATAAGCAACGAGCCCTTGAAGAAACCAAAGCCTACACAACCCAGTCATTAGCAAGCGTAGCCTATCTGATCAACACTTTGGCCAACAATGTTCTCCAGATGCTGGATATCCAGGCATCCCAACTTCGACGCATGGAATCTTCAATCAACCATATTTCACAA GTCAGCACACAGAACATGAAGATGGGTGGGCTGCCTCGTACTACACCACCCACCCAGAAGCCTCCAAGTCCACCCATGTCAGGAAAAGGAACTATTGG ACGTCACTCTCCGTATCGTACTCTGGAGCCGGTCCGTCCTCCGGTGGTACCGAACGACTACGTGCCTAGCCCCACGCGCAGCATGGCTCCCTCACAGCAGAGCCCTGTTAGAACAGCTTCTGTCAACCAGAGGAATCGAACATACAG CAGCAGTGGGAGTAGTGGAGGAAGCCACCCAAGTAGTCGGAGCAGCAGTCGAGAGAACAGTGGAAGTGGAAGTGTGGGTGTTCCTATTGCTGTTCCCACACCATCTCCCCCCAGCATCTATCCAG GTCACCCAGTTCAGTTCTACAGCATGAACAGGCCTGCAGCTCGACACACCCCCCCAACAATAGGGGGATCTTTGCCATATCGGCGTCCTCCTTCCATCACATCACAGACAAGCCTTCAGAACCAGATGAATGGAGGACCATTTTATAGCCAGAACCCAG tttcagatACTCCTCCCCCACCACCGCCTGTGGAAGAGCCAGTGTTTGATGAATCTCCAcctccacccccccctccaGAAGATtatgaggaggaggaagcagctgtGGTGGAATACAGTGATCCATATGCTGAGGAGGACCCTCCTTGGGCACCAAGGACCTACTTAGAAAAGG TGGTGGCGATCTATGACTACACAAAGGACAAGGAAGATGAGCTCTCCTTTCAGGAAGGTGCCATCATTTATGTCATCAAGAAAAATGATGATGGCTGGTATGAGGGGGTCATGAATGGAGTGACGGGGCTTTTCCCAGGGAACTACGTGGAGTCCATCATGCATTACTCGGAGTGA
- the ABI2 gene encoding abl interactor 2 isoform X3 produces MAELQMLLEEEIPGGRRALFDSYTNLERVAEYCETNYIQSADKQRALEETKAYTTQSLASVAYLINTLANNVLQMLDIQASQLRRMESSINHISQTVDIHKEKVARREIGILTTNKNTSRTHKIIAPANLERPVRYIRKPIDYTILDDIGHGVKVSTQNMKMGGLPRTTPPTQKPPSPPMSGKGTIGRHSPYRTLEPVRPPVVPNDYVPSPTRSMAPSQQSPVRTASVNQRNRTYSSSGSSGGSHPSSRSSSRENSGSGSVGVPIAVPTPSPPSIYPGHPVQFYSMNRPAARHTPPTIGGSLPYRRPPSITSQTSLQNQMNGGPFYSQNPASLAPPPPSILQVTPQLPLMGFVARVQENISDTPPPPPPVEEPVFDESPPPPPPPEDYEEEEAAVVEYSDPYAEEDPPWAPRTYLEKVVAIYDYTKDKEDELSFQEGAIIYVIKKNDDGWYEGVMNGVTGLFPGNYVESIMHYSE; encoded by the exons TCAGCAGATAAGCAACGAGCCCTTGAAGAAACCAAAGCCTACACAACCCAGTCATTAGCAAGCGTAGCCTATCTGATCAACACTTTGGCCAACAATGTTCTCCAGATGCTGGATATCCAGGCATCCCAACTTCGACGCATGGAATCTTCAATCAACCATATTTCACAA ACGGTGGACATTCACAAAGAGAAAGTTGCTAGAAGAGAAATTGGTATCTTGACtacaaacaaaaacacctcAAGAACTCACAAAATCATTGCACCAGCTAACTTGGAGCGACCAGTTCGCTACATCAGGAAACCTATTGATTATACAATTCTAGATGATATTGGACATGGAGTGAAG GTCAGCACACAGAACATGAAGATGGGTGGGCTGCCTCGTACTACACCACCCACCCAGAAGCCTCCAAGTCCACCCATGTCAGGAAAAGGAACTATTGG ACGTCACTCTCCGTATCGTACTCTGGAGCCGGTCCGTCCTCCGGTGGTACCGAACGACTACGTGCCTAGCCCCACGCGCAGCATGGCTCCCTCACAGCAGAGCCCTGTTAGAACAGCTTCTGTCAACCAGAGGAATCGAACATACAG CAGCAGTGGGAGTAGTGGAGGAAGCCACCCAAGTAGTCGGAGCAGCAGTCGAGAGAACAGTGGAAGTGGAAGTGTGGGTGTTCCTATTGCTGTTCCCACACCATCTCCCCCCAGCATCTATCCAG GTCACCCAGTTCAGTTCTACAGCATGAACAGGCCTGCAGCTCGACACACCCCCCCAACAATAGGGGGATCTTTGCCATATCGGCGTCCTCCTTCCATCACATCACAGACAAGCCTTCAGAACCAGATGAATGGAGGACCATTTTATAGCCAGAACCCAG CATCCCttgctcctcctcccccctccatcCTACAGGTAACTCCACAGCTACCGCTAATGGGATTTGTGGCCAGAGTTCAAGAAAACA tttcagatACTCCTCCCCCACCACCGCCTGTGGAAGAGCCAGTGTTTGATGAATCTCCAcctccacccccccctccaGAAGATtatgaggaggaggaagcagctgtGGTGGAATACAGTGATCCATATGCTGAGGAGGACCCTCCTTGGGCACCAAGGACCTACTTAGAAAAGG TGGTGGCGATCTATGACTACACAAAGGACAAGGAAGATGAGCTCTCCTTTCAGGAAGGTGCCATCATTTATGTCATCAAGAAAAATGATGATGGCTGGTATGAGGGGGTCATGAATGGAGTGACGGGGCTTTTCCCAGGGAACTACGTGGAGTCCATCATGCATTACTCGGAGTGA
- the ABI2 gene encoding abl interactor 2 isoform X11, which yields MAELQMLLEEEIPGGRRALFDSYTNLERVAEYCETNYIQSADKQRALEETKAYTTQSLASVAYLINTLANNVLQMLDIQASQLRRMESSINHISQTVDIHKEKVARREIGILTTNKNTSRTHKIIAPANLERPVRYIRKPIDYTILDDIGHGVKWLLRFKVSTQNMKMGGLPRTTPPTQKPPSPPMSGKGTIGRHSPYRTLEPVRPPVVPNDYVPSPTRSMAPSQQSPVRTASVNQRNRTYSSGSSGGSHPSSRSSSRENSGSGSVGVPIAVPTPSPPSIYPGHPVQFYSMNRPAARHTPPTIGGSLPYRRPPSITSQTSLQNQMNGGPFYSQNPVSDTPPPPPPVEEPVFDESPPPPPPPEDYEEEEAAVVEYSDPYAEEDPPWAPRTYLEKVVAIYDYTKDKEDELSFQEGAIIYVIKKNDDGWYEGVMNGVTGLFPGNYVESIMHYSE from the exons TCAGCAGATAAGCAACGAGCCCTTGAAGAAACCAAAGCCTACACAACCCAGTCATTAGCAAGCGTAGCCTATCTGATCAACACTTTGGCCAACAATGTTCTCCAGATGCTGGATATCCAGGCATCCCAACTTCGACGCATGGAATCTTCAATCAACCATATTTCACAA ACGGTGGACATTCACAAAGAGAAAGTTGCTAGAAGAGAAATTGGTATCTTGACtacaaacaaaaacacctcAAGAACTCACAAAATCATTGCACCAGCTAACTTGGAGCGACCAGTTCGCTACATCAGGAAACCTATTGATTATACAATTCTAGATGATATTGGACATGGAGTGAAG TGGTTGCTTAGATTTAAG GTCAGCACACAGAACATGAAGATGGGTGGGCTGCCTCGTACTACACCACCCACCCAGAAGCCTCCAAGTCCACCCATGTCAGGAAAAGGAACTATTGG ACGTCACTCTCCGTATCGTACTCTGGAGCCGGTCCGTCCTCCGGTGGTACCGAACGACTACGTGCCTAGCCCCACGCGCAGCATGGCTCCCTCACAGCAGAGCCCTGTTAGAACAGCTTCTGTCAACCAGAGGAATCGAACATACAG CAGTGGGAGTAGTGGAGGAAGCCACCCAAGTAGTCGGAGCAGCAGTCGAGAGAACAGTGGAAGTGGAAGTGTGGGTGTTCCTATTGCTGTTCCCACACCATCTCCCCCCAGCATCTATCCAG GTCACCCAGTTCAGTTCTACAGCATGAACAGGCCTGCAGCTCGACACACCCCCCCAACAATAGGGGGATCTTTGCCATATCGGCGTCCTCCTTCCATCACATCACAGACAAGCCTTCAGAACCAGATGAATGGAGGACCATTTTATAGCCAGAACCCAG tttcagatACTCCTCCCCCACCACCGCCTGTGGAAGAGCCAGTGTTTGATGAATCTCCAcctccacccccccctccaGAAGATtatgaggaggaggaagcagctgtGGTGGAATACAGTGATCCATATGCTGAGGAGGACCCTCCTTGGGCACCAAGGACCTACTTAGAAAAGG TGGTGGCGATCTATGACTACACAAAGGACAAGGAAGATGAGCTCTCCTTTCAGGAAGGTGCCATCATTTATGTCATCAAGAAAAATGATGATGGCTGGTATGAGGGGGTCATGAATGGAGTGACGGGGCTTTTCCCAGGGAACTACGTGGAGTCCATCATGCATTACTCGGAGTGA
- the ABI2 gene encoding abl interactor 2 isoform X2 has translation MAELQMLLEEEIPGGRRALFDSYTNLERVAEYCETNYIQSADKQRALEETKAYTTQSLASVAYLINTLANNVLQMLDIQASQLRRMESSINHISQTVDIHKEKVARREIGILTTNKNTSRTHKIIAPANLERPVRYIRKPIDYTILDDIGHGVKWLLRFKVSTQNMKMGGLPRTTPPTQKPPSPPMSGKGTIGRHSPYRTLEPVRPPVVPNDYVPSPTRSMAPSQQSPVRTASVNQRNRTYSSGSSGGSHPSSRSSSRENSGSGSVGVPIAVPTPSPPSIYPGHPVQFYSMNRPAARHTPPTIGGSLPYRRPPSITSQTSLQNQMNGGPFYSQNPASLAPPPPSILQVTPQLPLMGFVARVQENISDTPPPPPPVEEPVFDESPPPPPPPEDYEEEEAAVVEYSDPYAEEDPPWAPRTYLEKVVAIYDYTKDKEDELSFQEGAIIYVIKKNDDGWYEGVMNGVTGLFPGNYVESIMHYSE, from the exons TCAGCAGATAAGCAACGAGCCCTTGAAGAAACCAAAGCCTACACAACCCAGTCATTAGCAAGCGTAGCCTATCTGATCAACACTTTGGCCAACAATGTTCTCCAGATGCTGGATATCCAGGCATCCCAACTTCGACGCATGGAATCTTCAATCAACCATATTTCACAA ACGGTGGACATTCACAAAGAGAAAGTTGCTAGAAGAGAAATTGGTATCTTGACtacaaacaaaaacacctcAAGAACTCACAAAATCATTGCACCAGCTAACTTGGAGCGACCAGTTCGCTACATCAGGAAACCTATTGATTATACAATTCTAGATGATATTGGACATGGAGTGAAG TGGTTGCTTAGATTTAAG GTCAGCACACAGAACATGAAGATGGGTGGGCTGCCTCGTACTACACCACCCACCCAGAAGCCTCCAAGTCCACCCATGTCAGGAAAAGGAACTATTGG ACGTCACTCTCCGTATCGTACTCTGGAGCCGGTCCGTCCTCCGGTGGTACCGAACGACTACGTGCCTAGCCCCACGCGCAGCATGGCTCCCTCACAGCAGAGCCCTGTTAGAACAGCTTCTGTCAACCAGAGGAATCGAACATACAG CAGTGGGAGTAGTGGAGGAAGCCACCCAAGTAGTCGGAGCAGCAGTCGAGAGAACAGTGGAAGTGGAAGTGTGGGTGTTCCTATTGCTGTTCCCACACCATCTCCCCCCAGCATCTATCCAG GTCACCCAGTTCAGTTCTACAGCATGAACAGGCCTGCAGCTCGACACACCCCCCCAACAATAGGGGGATCTTTGCCATATCGGCGTCCTCCTTCCATCACATCACAGACAAGCCTTCAGAACCAGATGAATGGAGGACCATTTTATAGCCAGAACCCAG CATCCCttgctcctcctcccccctccatcCTACAGGTAACTCCACAGCTACCGCTAATGGGATTTGTGGCCAGAGTTCAAGAAAACA tttcagatACTCCTCCCCCACCACCGCCTGTGGAAGAGCCAGTGTTTGATGAATCTCCAcctccacccccccctccaGAAGATtatgaggaggaggaagcagctgtGGTGGAATACAGTGATCCATATGCTGAGGAGGACCCTCCTTGGGCACCAAGGACCTACTTAGAAAAGG TGGTGGCGATCTATGACTACACAAAGGACAAGGAAGATGAGCTCTCCTTTCAGGAAGGTGCCATCATTTATGTCATCAAGAAAAATGATGATGGCTGGTATGAGGGGGTCATGAATGGAGTGACGGGGCTTTTCCCAGGGAACTACGTGGAGTCCATCATGCATTACTCGGAGTGA
- the ABI2 gene encoding abl interactor 2 isoform X8, translated as MAELQMLLEEEIPGGRRALFDSYTNLERVAEYCETNYIQSADKQRALEETKAYTTQSLASVAYLINTLANNVLQMLDIQASQLRRMESSINHISQVSTQNMKMGGLPRTTPPTQKPPSPPMSGKGTIGRHSPYRTLEPVRPPVVPNDYVPSPTRSMAPSQQSPVRTASVNQRNRTYSSSGSSGGSHPSSRSSSRENSGSGSVGVPIAVPTPSPPSIYPGHPVQFYSMNRPAARHTPPTIGGSLPYRRPPSITSQTSLQNQMNGGPFYSQNPASLAPPPPSILQVTPQLPLMGFVARVQENISDTPPPPPPVEEPVFDESPPPPPPPEDYEEEEAAVVEYSDPYAEEDPPWAPRTYLEKVVAIYDYTKDKEDELSFQEGAIIYVIKKNDDGWYEGVMNGVTGLFPGNYVESIMHYSE; from the exons TCAGCAGATAAGCAACGAGCCCTTGAAGAAACCAAAGCCTACACAACCCAGTCATTAGCAAGCGTAGCCTATCTGATCAACACTTTGGCCAACAATGTTCTCCAGATGCTGGATATCCAGGCATCCCAACTTCGACGCATGGAATCTTCAATCAACCATATTTCACAA GTCAGCACACAGAACATGAAGATGGGTGGGCTGCCTCGTACTACACCACCCACCCAGAAGCCTCCAAGTCCACCCATGTCAGGAAAAGGAACTATTGG ACGTCACTCTCCGTATCGTACTCTGGAGCCGGTCCGTCCTCCGGTGGTACCGAACGACTACGTGCCTAGCCCCACGCGCAGCATGGCTCCCTCACAGCAGAGCCCTGTTAGAACAGCTTCTGTCAACCAGAGGAATCGAACATACAG CAGCAGTGGGAGTAGTGGAGGAAGCCACCCAAGTAGTCGGAGCAGCAGTCGAGAGAACAGTGGAAGTGGAAGTGTGGGTGTTCCTATTGCTGTTCCCACACCATCTCCCCCCAGCATCTATCCAG GTCACCCAGTTCAGTTCTACAGCATGAACAGGCCTGCAGCTCGACACACCCCCCCAACAATAGGGGGATCTTTGCCATATCGGCGTCCTCCTTCCATCACATCACAGACAAGCCTTCAGAACCAGATGAATGGAGGACCATTTTATAGCCAGAACCCAG CATCCCttgctcctcctcccccctccatcCTACAGGTAACTCCACAGCTACCGCTAATGGGATTTGTGGCCAGAGTTCAAGAAAACA tttcagatACTCCTCCCCCACCACCGCCTGTGGAAGAGCCAGTGTTTGATGAATCTCCAcctccacccccccctccaGAAGATtatgaggaggaggaagcagctgtGGTGGAATACAGTGATCCATATGCTGAGGAGGACCCTCCTTGGGCACCAAGGACCTACTTAGAAAAGG TGGTGGCGATCTATGACTACACAAAGGACAAGGAAGATGAGCTCTCCTTTCAGGAAGGTGCCATCATTTATGTCATCAAGAAAAATGATGATGGCTGGTATGAGGGGGTCATGAATGGAGTGACGGGGCTTTTCCCAGGGAACTACGTGGAGTCCATCATGCATTACTCGGAGTGA
- the ABI2 gene encoding abl interactor 2 isoform X6, whose protein sequence is MAELQMLLEEEIPGGRRALFDSYTNLERVAEYCETNYIQSADKQRALEETKAYTTQSLASVAYLINTLANNVLQMLDIQASQLRRMESSINHISQTVDIHKEKVARREIGILTTNKNTSRTHKIIAPANLERPVRYIRKPIDYTILDDIGHGVKVSTQNMKMGGLPRTTPPTQKPPSPPMSGKGTIGRHSPYRTLEPVRPPVVPNDYVPSPTRSMAPSQQSPVRTASVNQRNRTYSSSGSSGGSHPSSRSSSRENSGSGSVGVPIAVPTPSPPSIYPGHPVQFYSMNRPAARHTPPTIGGSLPYRRPPSITSQTSLQNQMNGGPFYSQNPVSDTPPPPPPVEEPVFDESPPPPPPPEDYEEEEAAVVEYSDPYAEEDPPWAPRTYLEKVVAIYDYTKDKEDELSFQEGAIIYVIKKNDDGWYEGVMNGVTGLFPGNYVESIMHYSE, encoded by the exons TCAGCAGATAAGCAACGAGCCCTTGAAGAAACCAAAGCCTACACAACCCAGTCATTAGCAAGCGTAGCCTATCTGATCAACACTTTGGCCAACAATGTTCTCCAGATGCTGGATATCCAGGCATCCCAACTTCGACGCATGGAATCTTCAATCAACCATATTTCACAA ACGGTGGACATTCACAAAGAGAAAGTTGCTAGAAGAGAAATTGGTATCTTGACtacaaacaaaaacacctcAAGAACTCACAAAATCATTGCACCAGCTAACTTGGAGCGACCAGTTCGCTACATCAGGAAACCTATTGATTATACAATTCTAGATGATATTGGACATGGAGTGAAG GTCAGCACACAGAACATGAAGATGGGTGGGCTGCCTCGTACTACACCACCCACCCAGAAGCCTCCAAGTCCACCCATGTCAGGAAAAGGAACTATTGG ACGTCACTCTCCGTATCGTACTCTGGAGCCGGTCCGTCCTCCGGTGGTACCGAACGACTACGTGCCTAGCCCCACGCGCAGCATGGCTCCCTCACAGCAGAGCCCTGTTAGAACAGCTTCTGTCAACCAGAGGAATCGAACATACAG CAGCAGTGGGAGTAGTGGAGGAAGCCACCCAAGTAGTCGGAGCAGCAGTCGAGAGAACAGTGGAAGTGGAAGTGTGGGTGTTCCTATTGCTGTTCCCACACCATCTCCCCCCAGCATCTATCCAG GTCACCCAGTTCAGTTCTACAGCATGAACAGGCCTGCAGCTCGACACACCCCCCCAACAATAGGGGGATCTTTGCCATATCGGCGTCCTCCTTCCATCACATCACAGACAAGCCTTCAGAACCAGATGAATGGAGGACCATTTTATAGCCAGAACCCAG tttcagatACTCCTCCCCCACCACCGCCTGTGGAAGAGCCAGTGTTTGATGAATCTCCAcctccacccccccctccaGAAGATtatgaggaggaggaagcagctgtGGTGGAATACAGTGATCCATATGCTGAGGAGGACCCTCCTTGGGCACCAAGGACCTACTTAGAAAAGG TGGTGGCGATCTATGACTACACAAAGGACAAGGAAGATGAGCTCTCCTTTCAGGAAGGTGCCATCATTTATGTCATCAAGAAAAATGATGATGGCTGGTATGAGGGGGTCATGAATGGAGTGACGGGGCTTTTCCCAGGGAACTACGTGGAGTCCATCATGCATTACTCGGAGTGA
- the ABI2 gene encoding abl interactor 2 isoform X7, translated as MAELQMLLEEEIPGGRRALFDSYTNLERVAEYCETNYIQSADKQRALEETKAYTTQSLASVAYLINTLANNVLQMLDIQASQLRRMESSINHISQTVDIHKEKVARREIGILTTNKNTSRTHKIIAPANLERPVRYIRKPIDYTILDDIGHGVKVSTQNMKMGGLPRTTPPTQKPPSPPMSGKGTIGRHSPYRTLEPVRPPVVPNDYVPSPTRSMAPSQQSPVRTASVNQRNRTYSSGSSGGSHPSSRSSSRENSGSGSVGVPIAVPTPSPPSIYPGHPVQFYSMNRPAARHTPPTIGGSLPYRRPPSITSQTSLQNQMNGGPFYSQNPVSDTPPPPPPVEEPVFDESPPPPPPPEDYEEEEAAVVEYSDPYAEEDPPWAPRTYLEKVVAIYDYTKDKEDELSFQEGAIIYVIKKNDDGWYEGVMNGVTGLFPGNYVESIMHYSE; from the exons TCAGCAGATAAGCAACGAGCCCTTGAAGAAACCAAAGCCTACACAACCCAGTCATTAGCAAGCGTAGCCTATCTGATCAACACTTTGGCCAACAATGTTCTCCAGATGCTGGATATCCAGGCATCCCAACTTCGACGCATGGAATCTTCAATCAACCATATTTCACAA ACGGTGGACATTCACAAAGAGAAAGTTGCTAGAAGAGAAATTGGTATCTTGACtacaaacaaaaacacctcAAGAACTCACAAAATCATTGCACCAGCTAACTTGGAGCGACCAGTTCGCTACATCAGGAAACCTATTGATTATACAATTCTAGATGATATTGGACATGGAGTGAAG GTCAGCACACAGAACATGAAGATGGGTGGGCTGCCTCGTACTACACCACCCACCCAGAAGCCTCCAAGTCCACCCATGTCAGGAAAAGGAACTATTGG ACGTCACTCTCCGTATCGTACTCTGGAGCCGGTCCGTCCTCCGGTGGTACCGAACGACTACGTGCCTAGCCCCACGCGCAGCATGGCTCCCTCACAGCAGAGCCCTGTTAGAACAGCTTCTGTCAACCAGAGGAATCGAACATACAG CAGTGGGAGTAGTGGAGGAAGCCACCCAAGTAGTCGGAGCAGCAGTCGAGAGAACAGTGGAAGTGGAAGTGTGGGTGTTCCTATTGCTGTTCCCACACCATCTCCCCCCAGCATCTATCCAG GTCACCCAGTTCAGTTCTACAGCATGAACAGGCCTGCAGCTCGACACACCCCCCCAACAATAGGGGGATCTTTGCCATATCGGCGTCCTCCTTCCATCACATCACAGACAAGCCTTCAGAACCAGATGAATGGAGGACCATTTTATAGCCAGAACCCAG tttcagatACTCCTCCCCCACCACCGCCTGTGGAAGAGCCAGTGTTTGATGAATCTCCAcctccacccccccctccaGAAGATtatgaggaggaggaagcagctgtGGTGGAATACAGTGATCCATATGCTGAGGAGGACCCTCCTTGGGCACCAAGGACCTACTTAGAAAAGG TGGTGGCGATCTATGACTACACAAAGGACAAGGAAGATGAGCTCTCCTTTCAGGAAGGTGCCATCATTTATGTCATCAAGAAAAATGATGATGGCTGGTATGAGGGGGTCATGAATGGAGTGACGGGGCTTTTCCCAGGGAACTACGTGGAGTCCATCATGCATTACTCGGAGTGA
- the ABI2 gene encoding abl interactor 2 isoform X4, with amino-acid sequence MAELQMLLEEEIPGGRRALFDSYTNLERVAEYCETNYIQSADKQRALEETKAYTTQSLASVAYLINTLANNVLQMLDIQASQLRRMESSINHISQTVDIHKEKVARREIGILTTNKNTSRTHKIIAPANLERPVRYIRKPIDYTILDDIGHGVKVSTQNMKMGGLPRTTPPTQKPPSPPMSGKGTIGRHSPYRTLEPVRPPVVPNDYVPSPTRSMAPSQQSPVRTASVNQRNRTYSSGSSGGSHPSSRSSSRENSGSGSVGVPIAVPTPSPPSIYPGHPVQFYSMNRPAARHTPPTIGGSLPYRRPPSITSQTSLQNQMNGGPFYSQNPASLAPPPPSILQVTPQLPLMGFVARVQENISDTPPPPPPVEEPVFDESPPPPPPPEDYEEEEAAVVEYSDPYAEEDPPWAPRTYLEKVVAIYDYTKDKEDELSFQEGAIIYVIKKNDDGWYEGVMNGVTGLFPGNYVESIMHYSE; translated from the exons TCAGCAGATAAGCAACGAGCCCTTGAAGAAACCAAAGCCTACACAACCCAGTCATTAGCAAGCGTAGCCTATCTGATCAACACTTTGGCCAACAATGTTCTCCAGATGCTGGATATCCAGGCATCCCAACTTCGACGCATGGAATCTTCAATCAACCATATTTCACAA ACGGTGGACATTCACAAAGAGAAAGTTGCTAGAAGAGAAATTGGTATCTTGACtacaaacaaaaacacctcAAGAACTCACAAAATCATTGCACCAGCTAACTTGGAGCGACCAGTTCGCTACATCAGGAAACCTATTGATTATACAATTCTAGATGATATTGGACATGGAGTGAAG GTCAGCACACAGAACATGAAGATGGGTGGGCTGCCTCGTACTACACCACCCACCCAGAAGCCTCCAAGTCCACCCATGTCAGGAAAAGGAACTATTGG ACGTCACTCTCCGTATCGTACTCTGGAGCCGGTCCGTCCTCCGGTGGTACCGAACGACTACGTGCCTAGCCCCACGCGCAGCATGGCTCCCTCACAGCAGAGCCCTGTTAGAACAGCTTCTGTCAACCAGAGGAATCGAACATACAG CAGTGGGAGTAGTGGAGGAAGCCACCCAAGTAGTCGGAGCAGCAGTCGAGAGAACAGTGGAAGTGGAAGTGTGGGTGTTCCTATTGCTGTTCCCACACCATCTCCCCCCAGCATCTATCCAG GTCACCCAGTTCAGTTCTACAGCATGAACAGGCCTGCAGCTCGACACACCCCCCCAACAATAGGGGGATCTTTGCCATATCGGCGTCCTCCTTCCATCACATCACAGACAAGCCTTCAGAACCAGATGAATGGAGGACCATTTTATAGCCAGAACCCAG CATCCCttgctcctcctcccccctccatcCTACAGGTAACTCCACAGCTACCGCTAATGGGATTTGTGGCCAGAGTTCAAGAAAACA tttcagatACTCCTCCCCCACCACCGCCTGTGGAAGAGCCAGTGTTTGATGAATCTCCAcctccacccccccctccaGAAGATtatgaggaggaggaagcagctgtGGTGGAATACAGTGATCCATATGCTGAGGAGGACCCTCCTTGGGCACCAAGGACCTACTTAGAAAAGG TGGTGGCGATCTATGACTACACAAAGGACAAGGAAGATGAGCTCTCCTTTCAGGAAGGTGCCATCATTTATGTCATCAAGAAAAATGATGATGGCTGGTATGAGGGGGTCATGAATGGAGTGACGGGGCTTTTCCCAGGGAACTACGTGGAGTCCATCATGCATTACTCGGAGTGA